A single Agromyces sp. CF514 DNA region contains:
- a CDS encoding DUF4097 family beta strand repeat-containing protein, whose protein sequence is MIHTARTIGIGAVVAAAALVLSGCGLLQPPERFRDDATLEGTVHTIEIDEPDGSVIVRGAADATGIEVSRTVSYRGERTVGETFELDDGVLVLSGCGRNCTVDYTIDLPAGVDVRGATTNGAIELTSVGAVDVSTANGEIELDDVSGAIEAETSNGRVEGRGLAGSGIRVSTSNGAVDLRLATPQDVDARTSNGAIDLAVPTEGAGYRVTTDTSNGSVDVDIDEDSDGEFTLDLATSNGSITVTGR, encoded by the coding sequence ATGATCCACACAGCACGCACGATCGGGATCGGCGCCGTCGTCGCGGCCGCGGCGCTGGTGCTCAGCGGATGCGGGCTCCTGCAGCCGCCCGAGCGGTTCCGCGACGACGCGACCCTCGAGGGCACGGTGCACACGATCGAGATCGACGAGCCCGACGGGAGCGTCATCGTGCGCGGGGCGGCCGACGCCACCGGCATCGAGGTCTCGCGCACGGTCTCGTACCGGGGCGAGCGGACCGTCGGCGAGACCTTCGAGCTCGACGACGGCGTGCTCGTGCTGAGCGGATGCGGGCGCAACTGCACGGTCGACTACACCATCGACCTGCCGGCGGGCGTCGACGTGCGCGGCGCGACCACGAACGGCGCGATCGAACTCACCTCGGTGGGCGCGGTCGACGTCTCGACCGCCAACGGCGAGATCGAACTCGACGACGTGTCCGGTGCGATCGAAGCCGAGACGAGCAACGGGCGCGTCGAGGGGCGCGGCCTCGCCGGATCCGGCATCCGGGTGTCGACCTCGAACGGCGCGGTCGACCTGCGACTCGCGACCCCGCAGGACGTCGACGCGCGAACGTCGAACGGCGCGATCGACCTGGCGGTGCCGACCGAGGGCGCGGGCTACCGAGTCACGACCGACACGTCGAACGGCTCGGTCGACGTCGACATCGACGAGGACTCCGACGGCGAGTTCACGCTCGACCTCGCCACGTCGAACGGGTCGATCACCGTCACCGGGCGCTGA
- a CDS encoding APC family permease → MAAGTPTTPIDMSRSDGKGLAVGTLGLWGSTVIGLASTAPVYSLVATLGFVVLAAGAQAPVVFVIAFIPMLFIAFAYRELNHEIPDCGTTFTWGTKAFGPWVGWMGGWGVAVAGMVVLANLAQIAGIYFWSLIGDGSLAENAVVVTATGVAFIAAMTWVSWRGVELGERIQNILLGIQYVALAIFVVAALWQYFSGEAPGATAFDWQWFNPFALTDWHGFVEATLLALFIYWGWDTCLALNEETKDPKRIPGRAALLTTVILLVTYVGVTVAAMMYAGLGSSGSGLGNEANADDFFLAIKDGLLGPFGWMLVVAVLISAVSSTQTTILPTARGTLAMAAYKALPRRFATVHPRYKTPSFSTLVMGVVATVFFVGMALISDSLLQDSILSLGLAIAFYYAITGYACVWYYRRELFTSARNFFYKGLLPLLGALLLTYAFVQSAIDMFDVDYGYTVLLGIGGTFVIGIGSLALGVVLMVIWFMFPRAKAFFRGESLNRETPVLVPEEPSDYQRSIDGGI, encoded by the coding sequence ATGGCTGCAGGAACCCCGACCACACCGATCGACATGTCCCGGTCCGACGGCAAGGGACTCGCCGTCGGCACGCTCGGGCTCTGGGGGTCGACCGTCATCGGTCTGGCCTCGACCGCGCCCGTCTACTCGCTCGTCGCGACCCTCGGGTTCGTCGTGCTCGCCGCGGGCGCCCAGGCGCCCGTCGTCTTCGTCATCGCCTTCATCCCGATGCTGTTCATCGCCTTCGCCTACCGCGAGCTCAACCACGAGATCCCCGATTGCGGCACCACGTTCACGTGGGGCACCAAGGCGTTCGGCCCGTGGGTCGGCTGGATGGGCGGCTGGGGCGTCGCTGTGGCCGGCATGGTCGTGCTCGCCAACCTGGCGCAGATCGCCGGCATCTACTTCTGGTCGCTCATCGGCGACGGCTCGCTCGCCGAGAACGCGGTCGTCGTCACGGCGACGGGTGTCGCCTTCATCGCGGCGATGACCTGGGTCAGCTGGCGCGGCGTCGAACTCGGCGAGCGCATCCAGAACATCCTGCTCGGCATCCAGTACGTCGCACTCGCGATCTTCGTCGTCGCCGCCCTCTGGCAGTACTTCTCGGGCGAGGCCCCCGGCGCGACCGCGTTCGACTGGCAGTGGTTCAACCCGTTCGCCCTGACCGACTGGCACGGCTTCGTGGAGGCCACGCTGCTCGCGCTCTTCATCTACTGGGGCTGGGACACGTGCCTCGCGCTCAACGAGGAGACCAAGGACCCGAAGCGCATCCCGGGCCGCGCCGCGCTGCTCACGACCGTCATCCTGCTCGTCACCTACGTCGGCGTGACCGTCGCCGCCATGATGTACGCGGGTCTCGGCTCGTCGGGTTCGGGGCTCGGCAACGAGGCGAACGCCGACGACTTCTTCCTCGCGATCAAGGACGGCCTGCTCGGACCGTTCGGGTGGATGCTCGTGGTCGCCGTGCTCATCTCGGCCGTGTCGTCGACGCAGACGACCATCCTGCCGACCGCACGCGGCACGCTCGCGATGGCCGCCTACAAGGCGCTCCCCCGCCGGTTCGCCACGGTGCACCCCCGGTACAAGACCCCGTCGTTCTCCACGCTCGTCATGGGCGTCGTCGCGACCGTGTTCTTCGTCGGCATGGCGCTCATCAGCGACTCGCTGCTGCAGGACAGCATCCTGTCGCTCGGCCTTGCGATCGCCTTCTACTACGCCATCACCGGGTACGCGTGCGTCTGGTACTACCGCCGCGAGCTCTTCACGTCGGCGCGCAACTTCTTCTACAAGGGCCTGCTCCCGCTGCTCGGGGCGCTCCTGCTGACCTACGCGTTCGTGCAGTCGGCGATCGACATGTTCGACGTCGACTACGGCTACACCGTGCTGCTCGGCATCGGCGGAACGTTCGTGATCGGCATCGGGTCGCTCGCGCTCGGCGTCGTGCTCATGGTGATCTGGTTCATGTTCCCGCGCGCGAAGGCGTTCTTCCGCGGCGAGAGCCTCAACCGCGAGACGCCCGTGCTCGTGCCCGAGGAGCCCTCCGACTACCAGCGATCCATCGACGGCGGGATCTGA
- a CDS encoding SLC13 family permease, which produces MRIAIVGGVLLLVGVAAAVFGVLPPEAVAELAGRVLPILAFVVAVTVVAELASEAGVFRVLAERLAAMARGRAIVLWLLVLVLATASTVFLSLDTTAVLLTPVVVALAAHARISPIPFALTTVWIANTGSLLLPVSNLTNLLAAEHLGLHPLQFAAITAAPALVAVLVTAVVLFATRPRQLLARFEPEQAGPPDDPVLFRIAAITLAALVPLLVSGLEVWIPASVAAAVLVVAFAVRRPGVLTGSLVPWQLVVFASGLFLSVEALHAARATDVLAALAGTGEGPLELLRLAGVGAASANLVNNLPAYLALEPFADDPVRLVALLIGVNAGAIITPWGSLATLLWHQRLVSMGVEISWPRFMLLGLLLAPLVVVAATLALAATS; this is translated from the coding sequence GTGCGCATCGCGATCGTCGGCGGAGTGCTGCTGCTCGTCGGAGTCGCGGCCGCGGTGTTCGGCGTGCTCCCGCCCGAGGCGGTCGCCGAGCTCGCGGGGCGCGTGCTGCCGATCCTCGCGTTCGTCGTCGCGGTCACGGTCGTGGCCGAGCTGGCGTCCGAGGCCGGCGTGTTCCGCGTGCTCGCCGAGCGGCTCGCGGCGATGGCCCGCGGGCGGGCGATCGTGCTCTGGCTGCTCGTGCTGGTGCTCGCGACGGCGTCGACCGTGTTCCTCTCGCTCGACACGACGGCGGTGCTGCTGACGCCCGTGGTCGTCGCGCTCGCGGCGCATGCGCGCATCTCGCCGATCCCGTTCGCGCTGACGACCGTGTGGATCGCGAACACGGGCTCGCTGCTGTTGCCCGTGTCGAACCTCACCAACCTGCTCGCCGCGGAGCACCTCGGCCTGCACCCCCTGCAGTTCGCCGCCATCACCGCGGCGCCGGCGCTGGTCGCGGTGCTCGTGACCGCCGTCGTGCTCTTCGCGACGAGGCCGAGGCAGTTGCTGGCGCGCTTCGAGCCCGAGCAGGCCGGGCCGCCCGACGACCCCGTGCTCTTCCGCATCGCGGCGATCACGCTCGCGGCGCTCGTGCCGCTGCTCGTCTCGGGCCTCGAGGTGTGGATCCCGGCGTCGGTCGCGGCCGCGGTGCTCGTCGTGGCCTTCGCGGTTCGGCGGCCCGGCGTGCTGACGGGATCGCTCGTGCCGTGGCAGCTCGTGGTGTTCGCGTCGGGGCTGTTCCTCTCGGTCGAGGCGCTGCACGCGGCCCGCGCGACCGACGTGCTCGCCGCGCTGGCCGGCACGGGCGAGGGCCCGCTCGAGCTGCTGCGGCTCGCGGGCGTCGGCGCGGCATCGGCGAACCTCGTGAACAACCTGCCCGCGTATCTGGCGCTCGAACCGTTCGCCGACGATCCCGTGCGGCTCGTGGCCCTGCTCATCGGCGTGAATGCGGGAGCGATCATCACGCCGTGGGGTTCGCTCGCGACGCTGCTCTGGCATCAGCGCCTCGTGTCGATGGGCGTCGAGATCTCCTGGCCGCGGTTCATGCTCCTCGGGCTGCTGCTGGCGCCGCTCGTGGTCGTGGCTGCGACGCTCGCGCTCGCCGCGACGAGCTGA
- a CDS encoding RimK family alpha-L-glutamate ligase, with protein sequence MKLAILSRAPQAYSTQRLRAAALQRGHQVKVLNTLRFAIDLAGAEPDLQYRGRPLSDYDAILPRIGNSITYFGTAVVRQFEQMDVYTPNTANGISNARDKLRANQILSRHNIALPPTSFVRNRADVRQAIELVGGAPVVIKLLEGTQGIGVILAPQVKVAEAIIETLHSTKQNVLIQKFIAESRGRDIRALVVGDRVVAAMRRVANGDEFRSNVHRGGSVEPVELTPEYELAAVRSAQIMGLKVAGVDMLEGNDGPLVMEVNSSPGLQGIETATNLDVAGAIIDYMANQVAFPEIDVRQRLTVSTGYGVAELLVHGNADLVGKTLGESGLWERDITVLTLHRGTNVIPNPRKGVLLESGDRLLCFGRLEEMRSMIPERRKRRAKVRRLPKEPIPEG encoded by the coding sequence TTGAAACTGGCGATTCTCTCGCGTGCCCCGCAGGCGTACTCCACCCAACGACTCCGTGCGGCGGCGCTCCAGCGCGGTCACCAGGTCAAGGTGCTGAACACCCTGCGGTTCGCGATCGACCTCGCCGGCGCAGAGCCCGACCTGCAGTACCGCGGTCGTCCGCTGAGCGACTACGACGCGATCCTGCCGCGCATCGGCAACTCGATCACGTACTTCGGCACGGCCGTGGTGCGCCAGTTCGAGCAGATGGACGTCTACACGCCGAACACCGCCAACGGCATCTCGAACGCGCGCGACAAGCTGCGCGCGAACCAGATCCTGTCGCGTCACAACATCGCGCTGCCGCCTACGTCGTTCGTGCGCAATCGCGCCGACGTTCGCCAGGCGATCGAGCTCGTCGGCGGTGCGCCCGTCGTCATCAAGCTGCTCGAGGGCACGCAGGGCATCGGCGTGATCCTCGCTCCCCAGGTCAAGGTCGCCGAGGCCATCATCGAGACGCTGCACTCCACGAAGCAGAACGTGCTGATCCAGAAGTTCATCGCCGAGAGCCGCGGCCGAGACATCCGTGCGCTCGTCGTCGGCGACCGCGTGGTCGCGGCCATGCGACGGGTCGCGAACGGCGACGAGTTCCGCTCGAACGTGCACCGCGGCGGCAGCGTCGAGCCGGTCGAACTGACGCCCGAGTACGAGCTCGCAGCCGTGCGGTCGGCGCAGATCATGGGGCTCAAGGTCGCGGGCGTCGACATGCTCGAGGGCAACGACGGCCCGCTCGTCATGGAGGTCAACTCGTCGCCCGGCCTGCAGGGCATCGAGACGGCCACGAACCTCGACGTCGCGGGCGCGATCATCGACTACATGGCCAATCAGGTCGCGTTCCCCGAGATCGACGTGCGCCAGCGCCTCACCGTCTCGACGGGCTACGGCGTGGCCGAACTGCTCGTGCACGGCAACGCCGACCTCGTGGGCAAGACGCTCGGCGAATCGGGCCTCTGGGAGCGCGACATCACGGTGCTCACGCTGCACCGAGGCACGAACGTGATCCCGAACCCGCGAAAGGGCGTGCTGCTCGAGTCGGGCGACCGCCTGCTCTGCTTCGGCCGCCTCGAGGAGATGCGGTCGATGATCCCCGAGCGCCGCAAGCGCCGCGCCAAGGTGCGCCGCCTGCCGAAGGAGCCCATCCCCGAGGGGTGA
- a CDS encoding Lrp/AsnC family transcriptional regulator, with protein MDNLDRAILDLLRQNARAGYGDIGSSVGLSASAVKRRVDRLVADGVIRSFTIQVDPTVDGMSTEAYVELFCRGTVAPDELQRILQGVPEVVYAGTVTGSADAIVHMRARDIASLEDALERVRIAPNVDHTRSAIVLSRLVNRSRD; from the coding sequence ATGGACAACCTCGACCGCGCCATTCTCGACCTCCTCCGACAGAACGCTCGGGCGGGGTACGGCGACATCGGATCGTCGGTCGGGCTGTCGGCCTCGGCCGTCAAGCGGCGCGTCGACCGTCTCGTCGCCGACGGCGTCATCCGCTCGTTCACGATCCAGGTCGACCCCACCGTCGACGGCATGTCGACCGAGGCGTACGTCGAGCTGTTCTGCCGCGGCACCGTCGCCCCCGACGAGCTCCAGCGCATCCTGCAGGGAGTGCCCGAGGTCGTCTACGCGGGCACCGTCACGGGCAGCGCCGACGCGATCGTGCACATGCGCGCGCGCGACATCGCCTCGCTCGAAGACGCCCTCGAGCGCGTGCGCATCGCCCCGAACGTCGACCACACGCGCAGCGCGATCGTGCTCTCGCGCCTCGTCAACCGCAGCAGGGACTGA
- a CDS encoding proline dehydrogenase family protein produces the protein MSDPATLATQSTERVVALVRRWLAESAEYPAEVSAERLAGVLKDPNGLAFTVGFVDGVMRPEDLGVAGRNLAQVARLTPKFLPWYLRAAIRLGGVFAPVLPWVVVPIARRVLRAMVGHLVLDATPVKLGPAIAHLRESGNRLNLNLLGEAVLGEDEADRRLKGTTEFLARDDVDYVSIKVSSVVSQLSMWSFDEAVAKVVAKLTPLYELAAKNEARGKAKFINLDMEEYRDLDLTIAVFTALLDQPQLKQLEAGIVLQTYLPDALGAMQQLNEWATRRRAEGGAPIKVRVVKGANLAMEHVDAAVHGWPVATYSTKQDSDTNYKRVLRWSMTPERTDAVKLGIAGHNLFDVADAWVTAVDRGVTSRVEFEMLLGMATGQAEAVRGDVGNLLLYTPVVNPSEFDVAIAYLVRRLEENASQENFMSAVFDLASNARLFDREQARYLASLAALEADVDPSAAPAPNRVQNRRTEWTEESFAAAMAPKDAPAPGAEHEGDESLTSVVLGIRRGSLGDGLDAFDGATALDGVPAPQGSGVTPGFTNEPDTDPALAANRDWGRRILARVPESRLGIDTIAAARVDDAATLDHVVAVAAERGRAWGQLSGDERAAVLHRAGLSLAANRDRLIEVMAAETGKTIAEADPEISEAIDFAHYYAERARELDHVQGAEFVPSKVTVVTPPWNFPVAIAAGGVLAALAAGSAVVIKPAKLAQRSGAVMVEALWEAGIPRDLLVLVDLAQRDLGSRLVSHRSVDRVILTGAYETAKLFRSFRPDLPLLAETSGKNAIIVTPSADLDLAASDVVKSAFGHAGQKCSAASLVILVGSVAKSERFMRQLVDATMSLKVGWPEHATSQMGPLVEPANGKLEHALTQLGIGEEWLVEPKRLDGTGRLWSPGVRTGVAPGSYFHLTEFFGPVLGVMHAKNLDEAIRMQNAVDYGLTAGLHSLDSEEVATWLDRVEAGNLYVNRGITGAIVQRQPFGGWKRSAVGAGSKAGGPNYLFGLGDWVPQHDATSGSLHLRGLEKRVSEVIEASQSSLDFESFEVLRRSALSDQIAWTEEYATVKDVSGVGVERNLFRYRSLPVTIRIGEAATLGEGLRVIAAGVLAGSALRVSTAHDLPKGVAQLLGAKNVDITREGDAAWLSRVSKKGVGASRVRMVGGNPVALAVALEGTPDVAVWSHRATPSGRVELLPFLHEQAISITNHRFGNPTTITDGVI, from the coding sequence ATGTCGGACCCCGCCACGCTCGCCACCCAGAGCACCGAACGCGTCGTCGCACTGGTGCGCCGCTGGCTCGCCGAGAGCGCCGAGTACCCCGCCGAAGTCTCCGCCGAGCGCCTCGCCGGCGTGCTGAAGGACCCCAACGGGCTCGCCTTCACGGTCGGCTTCGTCGACGGCGTCATGCGCCCCGAGGACCTCGGGGTCGCCGGGCGCAACCTCGCGCAGGTCGCGAGGCTGACCCCGAAGTTCCTGCCGTGGTACCTGCGCGCGGCGATCCGCCTCGGCGGCGTGTTCGCGCCCGTGCTGCCCTGGGTCGTCGTGCCCATCGCCCGCCGGGTGCTTCGTGCCATGGTCGGCCACCTCGTGCTCGACGCCACGCCCGTCAAGCTCGGCCCGGCCATCGCGCACCTGCGCGAGTCGGGCAACCGCCTGAACCTGAACCTCCTCGGCGAGGCCGTGCTCGGTGAAGACGAGGCCGACCGCCGTCTCAAGGGAACCACCGAGTTCCTCGCGCGCGACGACGTCGACTACGTCTCGATCAAGGTCTCGAGCGTCGTCAGCCAGCTCTCGATGTGGTCGTTCGACGAGGCCGTCGCGAAGGTCGTCGCCAAGCTCACCCCGCTCTACGAGCTCGCCGCGAAGAACGAGGCCCGTGGCAAGGCCAAGTTCATCAACCTCGACATGGAGGAGTACCGCGACCTCGACCTGACGATCGCGGTCTTCACGGCGCTGCTCGACCAGCCGCAGCTGAAGCAGCTCGAGGCCGGCATCGTGCTCCAGACCTACCTGCCCGACGCGCTCGGCGCCATGCAGCAGCTGAACGAGTGGGCGACGCGTCGCCGCGCCGAGGGCGGGGCGCCCATCAAGGTGCGCGTCGTCAAGGGCGCCAACCTCGCCATGGAGCACGTCGACGCCGCGGTGCACGGCTGGCCGGTCGCCACCTACAGCACCAAGCAGGACTCCGATACCAACTACAAGCGCGTGCTGCGCTGGTCGATGACCCCCGAGCGCACGGATGCCGTCAAGCTCGGCATCGCCGGCCACAACCTGTTCGACGTGGCCGACGCCTGGGTCACCGCCGTCGACCGCGGCGTCACCTCCCGCGTCGAGTTCGAGATGCTGCTCGGCATGGCGACCGGACAGGCCGAGGCCGTTCGCGGCGACGTCGGCAACCTGCTCCTCTACACGCCCGTCGTGAACCCGAGCGAGTTCGACGTCGCGATCGCCTACCTCGTGCGCCGCCTCGAAGAGAACGCGAGCCAGGAGAACTTCATGTCGGCCGTGTTCGACCTCGCGTCGAACGCCCGGCTCTTCGACCGCGAGCAGGCGCGCTACCTCGCCTCGCTCGCGGCGCTCGAGGCCGATGTCGACCCGTCGGCGGCGCCCGCCCCGAACCGCGTGCAGAACCGGCGCACCGAGTGGACCGAGGAGTCCTTCGCCGCGGCCATGGCGCCGAAGGACGCACCCGCGCCCGGCGCCGAGCACGAGGGCGATGAGTCGCTCACGAGCGTGGTGCTCGGCATCCGTCGCGGCAGCCTGGGCGACGGTCTCGACGCGTTCGACGGCGCGACGGCACTCGACGGCGTCCCGGCGCCTCAGGGGTCCGGCGTGACGCCCGGATTCACGAACGAGCCCGACACCGACCCTGCGCTCGCTGCGAACCGCGACTGGGGTCGCCGCATCCTCGCGCGGGTTCCCGAGTCGCGTCTGGGCATCGACACGATCGCCGCCGCGCGCGTCGACGACGCCGCCACCCTCGACCACGTCGTCGCCGTCGCCGCCGAGCGCGGCCGTGCGTGGGGGCAGCTCTCGGGCGACGAGCGCGCAGCCGTACTGCACCGCGCGGGACTCTCGCTCGCCGCGAACCGCGACCGCCTCATCGAGGTCATGGCCGCGGAGACCGGCAAGACCATCGCCGAGGCCGACCCCGAGATCAGCGAGGCGATCGACTTCGCGCACTACTACGCCGAGCGAGCCCGCGAGCTCGACCACGTGCAGGGCGCCGAGTTCGTGCCGTCGAAGGTCACCGTGGTGACCCCGCCGTGGAACTTCCCGGTCGCGATCGCGGCCGGCGGCGTGCTCGCCGCGCTCGCCGCCGGCTCGGCCGTCGTCATCAAGCCCGCGAAGCTCGCGCAGCGCTCGGGCGCCGTCATGGTCGAGGCGCTGTGGGAGGCCGGCATCCCGCGCGACCTGCTCGTGCTCGTCGACCTCGCCCAGCGCGATCTCGGCAGCCGACTCGTCAGCCACCGCTCCGTCGACCGGGTGATCCTCACCGGCGCGTACGAGACGGCGAAGCTGTTCCGCTCGTTCCGGCCCGACCTGCCGCTGCTCGCCGAGACGAGCGGCAAGAACGCCATCATCGTGACCCCGTCGGCAGACCTCGACCTCGCGGCATCCGATGTCGTGAAGAGCGCCTTCGGCCACGCGGGCCAGAAGTGCTCGGCCGCGTCGCTCGTGATCCTCGTCGGTTCGGTCGCGAAGTCGGAGCGCTTCATGCGCCAGCTCGTCGACGCGACGATGTCGCTCAAGGTCGGCTGGCCCGAGCACGCGACCAGCCAGATGGGCCCGCTCGTCGAGCCCGCGAACGGCAAGCTCGAGCACGCGCTCACGCAGCTCGGCATCGGCGAGGAGTGGCTCGTCGAGCCCAAGCGTCTGGACGGCACGGGCCGGCTCTGGTCTCCGGGCGTGCGCACCGGCGTCGCGCCCGGCTCGTACTTCCACCTCACCGAGTTCTTCGGCCCGGTGCTCGGCGTCATGCACGCGAAGAACCTCGACGAGGCGATCCGCATGCAGAACGCCGTCGACTACGGCCTCACCGCGGGCCTGCACTCGCTCGACTCCGAAGAGGTCGCGACCTGGCTCGACCGGGTCGAGGCCGGCAACCTCTACGTCAACCGCGGCATCACGGGCGCGATCGTGCAGCGCCAGCCGTTCGGCGGCTGGAAGCGCTCGGCCGTGGGTGCCGGCTCCAAGGCCGGCGGCCCGAACTACCTGTTCGGCCTCGGCGACTGGGTGCCCCAGCACGACGCCACGTCGGGCTCGCTGCACCTGCGCGGGCTCGAGAAGCGCGTCTCCGAGGTCATCGAGGCCTCGCAGTCCTCGCTCGACTTCGAGTCGTTCGAGGTGCTCCGCCGCTCGGCGCTGTCCGACCAGATCGCGTGGACCGAGGAGTACGCGACCGTCAAGGACGTCTCGGGCGTCGGCGTCGAGCGCAACCTCTTCCGCTACCGCTCGCTGCCCGTCACGATCCGCATCGGCGAGGCCGCGACACTCGGCGAGGGCCTCCGGGTGATCGCGGCCGGCGTGCTCGCCGGTTCGGCCCTGCGCGTCTCGACCGCGCACGACCTGCCGAAGGGCGTCGCGCAGCTGCTCGGCGCGAAGAACGTCGACATCACCCGCGAGGGCGACGCCGCGTGGCTCTCACGGGTCTCGAAGAAGGGCGTCGGCGCCTCGCGCGTGCGCATGGTCGGCGGTAACCCGGTCGCGCTCGCGGTCGCGCTCGAGGGCACTCCGGATGTCGCGGTCTGGTCGCACCGGGCCACCCCGTCGGGTCGCGTCGAGCTGCTGCCGTTCCTGCACGAGCAGGCGATCTCGATCACGAACCACCGGTTCGGCAACCCGACGACGATCACCGACGGCGTCATCTGA
- a CDS encoding RimK/LysX family protein codes for MREPDHSSTIAGWREWASLPEIGVEWIKVKLDTGARSSSLHAFDVEEFERDGEPWVRFGVQPWQNSDEDAVVVESRVHDRRAVRSSSGHSEERIVVLLDIVLLGREMQAEVTLSNRDEMGFRMLIGREALRNGFLVASGESFLGGRAPRGVRRQNRGR; via the coding sequence ATGAGAGAGCCAGACCATTCAAGCACCATCGCCGGATGGCGCGAGTGGGCGAGCCTTCCCGAGATCGGCGTCGAGTGGATCAAGGTGAAGCTCGACACCGGAGCACGGTCGTCGTCGCTGCACGCGTTCGACGTCGAGGAGTTCGAGCGCGACGGCGAGCCATGGGTCCGCTTCGGGGTGCAGCCGTGGCAGAACTCCGACGAAGACGCCGTCGTCGTCGAGTCGCGCGTGCACGACCGTCGGGCCGTGCGCAGCTCGTCGGGCCACTCCGAGGAGCGCATCGTGGTGCTGCTCGACATCGTGCTGCTCGGCCGCGAGATGCAGGCGGAGGTCACGCTGAGCAACCGCGACGAGATGGGATTCCGCATGCTCATCGGGCGCGAGGCGCTGCGCAACGGGTTCCTCGTGGCATCCGGGGAGTCGTTCCTCGGCGGGCGGGCGCCGCGCGGCGTCCGTCGCCAGAACCGCGGGCGCTGA
- a CDS encoding LLM class F420-dependent oxidoreductase — protein sequence MSPTSTVRLGIQVQPQHAEYSAIRDTVLRLEDLGADIVFNWDHFFPLYGDRDGLHFEAWTMLGAWAEQTERLEFGTLVNCNSYRNADLQADMARTLDHISAKGGEGRFIFGTGSGWFERDYDEYGYEFGTVGGRLNALAGALPRIEARWAKLNPAPTRKIPVMIGGKGEQKTLKIVAKHADIWHSFVAPAELGHKLDVLKAWGDEVGRDVSEITVSNELGRGTADLEHADALYDAGVRLFTLGITGPDYDLTAVREYLAWRDAKNARAAA from the coding sequence ATGAGCCCTACCTCGACCGTGCGCCTCGGCATCCAGGTGCAGCCCCAGCACGCCGAATACTCCGCGATCCGCGACACGGTGCTGCGGCTCGAGGATCTCGGTGCCGACATCGTCTTCAACTGGGACCACTTCTTCCCGCTGTACGGCGACCGCGACGGCCTGCACTTCGAGGCGTGGACCATGCTGGGCGCCTGGGCCGAGCAGACCGAGCGCCTCGAGTTCGGCACCCTCGTGAACTGCAACTCGTACCGCAACGCCGACCTGCAGGCCGACATGGCCCGCACGCTCGACCACATCAGCGCGAAGGGCGGCGAGGGCCGCTTCATCTTCGGCACCGGGTCGGGCTGGTTCGAGCGCGACTACGACGAGTACGGCTACGAGTTCGGCACGGTCGGGGGTCGCCTGAACGCCCTCGCCGGCGCGCTGCCTCGCATCGAGGCGCGTTGGGCGAAGCTGAACCCGGCGCCGACGCGCAAGATCCCCGTGATGATCGGCGGCAAGGGCGAGCAGAAGACCCTCAAGATCGTCGCGAAGCACGCCGACATCTGGCACTCGTTCGTCGCGCCGGCCGAACTCGGGCACAAGCTCGACGTGCTGAAGGCATGGGGCGACGAGGTCGGTCGCGACGTCTCGGAGATCACCGTGTCGAACGAGCTCGGGCGCGGCACCGCAGACCTCGAGCACGCCGACGCGCTCTACGACGCGGGCGTGCGCCTGTTCACGCTCGGCATCACCGGACCCGACTACGACCTCACGGCCGTGCGCGAGTACCTGGCCTGGCGCGACGCGAAGAACGCGCGCGCCGCCGCCTGA
- a CDS encoding GntR family transcriptional regulator, with protein MTDAASGPLGLTIDPAASAPPFEQLRRQIVEAVTDGTLAPGTRMPTVRALAADLDLAVNTVAKAYKALEADGVLEGRGRSGTFVSATGDPATQQAQLAAIAFADRVHRLGLDDATALALVEAALRARP; from the coding sequence ATGACGGATGCCGCGAGCGGCCCGCTCGGGCTCACGATCGACCCCGCGGCATCCGCACCGCCGTTCGAGCAGTTGCGCCGGCAGATCGTCGAGGCCGTGACCGACGGAACGCTCGCCCCCGGAACCCGGATGCCGACCGTGCGCGCCCTCGCCGCCGACCTCGACCTCGCGGTGAACACCGTCGCGAAGGCGTACAAGGCGCTCGAGGCAGACGGCGTGCTCGAGGGCCGCGGTCGCTCGGGCACGTTCGTGTCGGCGACAGGCGACCCGGCGACGCAGCAGGCCCAGCTCGCCGCGATCGCGTTCGCCGACCGTGTGCACCGGCTCGGCCTCGACGACGCGACGGCCCTCGCACTCGTCGAGGCGGCGCTCCGCGCCCGGCCCTGA